The Candidatus Saccharimonadales bacterium genome includes the window GAAGAGAATATGAATCTAGCAATCTCACGTTTTACGGAAGAGCTTGATGATATTGGAGCGCCCACATCATTTGGCGGCGTCGTTCACATGCCAGGTCAGACAGGTGAAGATTTAAAAAAAGCGGCGGATGCTGCATCGCAGTTCAATAAGCATCAAAGGCAAATAGCTAATCTCACCGTTGTTCAAATAGAAGCTATAGGAGATGCGGCGGTAGGGTTGGAAGCTGAGGGTATATCGCTAAGGGGGCTTGCAGGTAGGGTCGAGGCTCTAAGGTTGGCTGGTATACTTCCTCCGTCGAAGTCCTAGGGGCATGAGTGAGGCCTCGTACCTTCGCGTGAGCGTTGGTAGCGAGGCCTTGTTGAAGCACTCAGGCAGTGGCAGTGCGGATCCTGGCACGGGCGTTGCGGCGCTTCAGCACACGACGCTCGTCCTCGGACTGACCGCCCCAGACACCGTGGTCTTGGTCGGACGCGAGAGCCCACGCGAGGCACTGCTCAAGCACGTCACAACGGCGGCACACCTGCTTGGCTTCTTCGATCTGGAGGATCGCGCGGCCGGTGTTGCTGATGGGGAAGAACAGTTCCGGATCCTCATTGAGGCAAACGGCTTTGTGACGCCAATCCATGGCGGTATATCCCTTCACGTCGGAGCTGAGTGATACTTCAGTAACACTATAACATACTATACAAAATAAAGCAAGCATTATAGAAGATAATAATCCTTGTCAACGAGCTCTATTATTTAGTTTAGGCAGCTAAACAGTGTATAATGAAAACATCACTCGCTACCGGCGATTTAAGTGGTGGATACAGGAATTCTCTCACTGAGAAACTC containing:
- a CDS encoding WhiB family transcriptional regulator; its protein translation is MDWRHKAVCLNEDPELFFPISNTGRAILQIEEAKQVCRRCDVLEQCLAWALASDQDHGVWGGQSEDERRVLKRRNARARIRTATA